GAGCTCATCCATCAGGCCGGCCTTGTTCTGCAAACGCCCCGCCGTGTCAACCACAACGACGTCCGCATCCCCTTCAGCGGCCACACGCACGGCGTCGTAGGCGACGGAGGCGGGGTCGGCGCCCTCCCGTTCAGAGCGCACGACCTCAACACCGACGCGCTGACCCCAGGTGGTGAGCTGGTCGGCGGCAGCCGCACGGAAGGTGTCTGCGGCCCCCATGACGACGCTCTTGTCCTCGGCTACGAGCACACGCGCGAGTTTCCCGCAGGTGGTGGTCTTACCGGTGCCGTTGACACCGACCATGAGGACGGCCGCGGCAGGCCGTCCTGCGGAGGCATCCCAGCCCTCGGCGGGCTCGGGGCGGTTCAGGTTCAGCGAGCGGTCCAGGTCGGGGTCGACGAGCCGCAGCAGTTCCTGGCGCAGCACCCCGCGGATGGCCTGCGGATCAGAGGTGTCCAAAACCTTGGCTTGCGTACGCAGCTCATCCATCAGGGCAGTGGTGACCTCCAGGCCCAGGTCCGAGGTCAGCAGGGTGTCCTCGATCTCCTCCCAGTCGGCCTCAGAAAGATCGCCCCGTGACAGGACCGCCAGGACAGCCCGCCCGAAGCCGCCGGCGCCGGCCAGTCGCGAGCGCAGGCGCTGCATGCGTCCGGGAATCGACTCGGGGCGCTCAAGCGTGGCGGTTGCGGCCGGCTGCGGCGCCTCCTCCTCGGTCGGGGAAAGTCCGGGGGGCGTGTGCGACTGGGAGGTCTGCTCTTGTGGCGGGGTGAGCAGGACGTCGTCGGCACTGGTGGGCTTGTGGGGGCTTATCTCCGGTCCCACCTCGGTGCCGCGATTGCGCCCCGCGTAGAACCAGATGCCGCCAAGGACGGCAAGCACCACCACGACTATGAGGACGATCAGCAAGGGATCCATGGACCCATCATGCCCGATCGCCCACGGGGGCAGGCAAGCATGCGCCCTCCAGGGGCGCTTCAGCGCAGTGTCAGCGCCCGGTCAGTGCTGTGCAGCCGCCTGCCGGCCGTGACGCGCCGCCGCGGCGTCCTTGTGACGGCGCACTTCGGCGGTCTTGGCCTCAGCAGTGTCCATGGCCTTCTCCACCACATCCACCAGCCCGGAGAAGGACTCCGTGCCGACGTATACCGCCGAGTCGTCGCGGGTCATTAGCTCCTCAAGACGGGCCTCCTGCGGCACCACGGTGACGTGCTCCTCCTTCGCCCGGGCCACCCCCGCGAGCTCGCGCAGCCGTTCGCGCCAGGTGGCGACCGGGTAGCGCTCGGCGACGACCAGGCCGAGCACGATCAGAGCGGCGACGAGGACGACGGCGAGTGGAAGGAGCATGGAACCCATGGGCATATTCTGCCTTCCGTTACTGACGGTTCCGCCGAGGAGGGACCTCGTGTCGCCCATCCGACAGCGCCGCGTGCATCACAGTTCACCCGACATGGTCCCCCGCGTCACTGGGGGTCGGGTGAGAGCCGCTGGGAGACCGCCTGGGTGACGCCGTCGCGCATGGTGATGCCGTATAGGGCGTCGGCGATCTCCATGGTGCGCTTCTGGTGGGTAATGATGATCAGCTGGCTGGAGTCCCGCAGCTCGGTGAAGATGTCCAGCAGCCGCCCGAGGTTGGTGTCGTCCAGGGCCGCCTCGACCTCGTCCATGACGTAGAAGGGCGAGGGCCGCGCCTGGAAGATCGCCACCAGCAGCGCCACTGCCGCCAGCGAGCGCTCCCCGCCGGACAGCAGGGACAGGCGCTTAACCTTCTTCCCGGCGGGCCGGGCCTCAATGTCGATGCCGGTGGTGAGCATGTCGTCGGGGTCGGTGAGTACTAGGCGCCCCTCACCGCCGGGGAAGAGCCGATCGAAGACCGCGGCGAACTCGCGGGCCGTGTCCGCGTATGCCTGGGCGAACACCTCCTGCACCCGGCGGTCCACGTCCTCCACGATACGCAGCAGGTCCGCGCGAGACTGTTTGAGATCGGCGAGCTGCTCGGACAGGAAGCGGTGTCGCTCCTCCATGGCCGCGTGCTCCTCCAGTGCCAGCGGATTGATCTTTCCCAGGCGGGCAAGTTCCCGGTTCGCCCGGGCCAGACGCTTGTCCTGCTCGGCGCGCACATAGGGCCGGCCGGTTGGCTGGGCGCCGGAGTAATCCACGCTCTCGTCGTCGACTGCCGGGGCGCCGTCGCCCGCGGCCGCGGGCACGGCACCGTCCTTATCCTTCTGATCGACCACGAGCTGGGGCACAAGCATGTGGGGGCCGAACTCCTCCACGAGCGGATCGATCTCCAGACCGAGTTCGTTCATCGCCCGCTCGGCCAGATTCGCCAGGCGCATGTTCTGCTCGGCCCGGGCGACCTCATCGCGGTGAGCAGCATCGGACAGGCCGGTCAGCTCTGCCCCCAGGGCGTCCAGTTGTTTACGTACCTCGGCTCCTGCGGCAGCAGCTTCGGAACGCTCGGCCTCAATACGGGTGCGTTCGGATTGGGCCTGCTCTACCCAGGTGCGGGCAGACTCGGCGGCAATGCGGGCCTGGTCACGCACCTGCGCGGCTGTTGCCAGTCGAGCCTGACGGGCCTTCTCCGCGCGCGCGGCGGCGGCGCGCTGCTCACGTTCGCGCCTTGCCGCCTGGCGCAGAGAGTCGGAGCGACCACGACCGCTGCGTTCCCTCTCCTCGGCGGTGCGCAGGGCCAGGCGGGCCTCCGTCTCGGCGGTGCGGGCCGCCGCGGCCGCGGCCGCGGTGTCCTCACGCATCGCGCGGGCGTTGTCGATGGCGGCATCCATATCGGCTGCTTGTCCGGCTGCGGCGGTGCCATCAACTTCGGCAACGCCGACGGCGGGCGGCCGGCTCTCGATGTCGGCGAGAGCGGCCTGTGCGGTGGCGAGCTCGGTAGCACGCTGAGCGGCCTCCGCCTCCGCCCGCTCCAGGACGCGCCGGGCCCGGCCAGTCTCCTCCGTTGCGGCGTGGGCGGCAGAGTTCAGACGCGCTAGGTTCTCCGCCACGCGGGCGGCCTCGGCGTCGGCGGCGCGCAGCCGTTCAAGCGCAGTAGCCACGGCAGCACCGGCGGAGGCCTCCCGCGCGCGGGCAGTGTCGAGCCCGGCGGCGGCCTCCCGCTCCATCTGCGCGGCGGCGGTGGCCCGAGTGTCGGCCTCCTCGTGGGCCGCGGCGAGAGCGAGCACCGAGGACGATTCACCACCACCACCGGTGGCCCAGACCGGGCCCAGTACATCGCCGTCGCGAGTGGCAACCACTGCCTCTGGTACGGCGCTGCGCAGCTCCCGGGCGGTCTCCAGATCCGCACTCACCCAGGTGCCGGCCAGGAGCCGGTTCAGCGCACGGGTCAACTCCGGGGAGTCGGCGGTGATGAGCGCGGCGGCGGGCCGGGCGCCGCGCGGCGTCCGATCCGCGAGAGCCGTCGACTGATCCGCAGGTGTCGGGCCGTCGTCGTCCAGCTCACCGGCATCCTGAATGATCAAACGCAGCCCACCTGCCTCCCGGCTACGGGCGTGAGCGAGGGCGGCAGCAGCGGCGTCGGCATCGGCTATCACCGCCGCCCCGGCAAGTTCGCCGAGCAGACCGGCCAGCGCGTCCTCCCAGCCCGCAGCCACGGTCACGGATCCGGCGAGCGGGCCCACCACGCCGGGGATGCCAACCTCGGCGAGCTCAGCAGTAGCGTCCTGGGAGTGAAGCGACAAGGCGAGGGCATCGCGACGGGCGGTCCAGGTGGCCAGCTCGGCAGCGGCCTCACGGCGGGCGTCGGTAGCGGCAGCGACTTCATCGCGAGCGTCGTTGAGTGCAGCGGTGGCCGCCTCATGGGCGGCGGCGGCCCGTGCCTGCTCTCCGACGGCGGCCTCGGCCGGATCGGAGGTGTCCGTCGGTTCGGGCAGGTCGGCACCAAAAGAGGAGGATTTAGCCTGCCTCAGAGCTCGCTCGGCTGCCGAGGCGCGCTCCTCGGCGGCCTGCACGCCGGCGCGTGCCTGCTCGACGGCGGCGCGAGCGGCCTCATGGCGGGAGCGAGCGGAGGCCAGGCGTCCGCCGGCTCGGGCGAGCACCTCGCGATGCTCGGCGCGGCGGTGCTGCAGGGTCGCAAGCGCCTGCTCCGCGCTTGTCGCGGCGGCCTCCGCCTCCACACGCTGCCCGGTGGCATCGGTCAGGGCACGGCGGGCCGCCTCAACGGCGGCGGCCAGCTCGGCCTCCTGTGCAGCGGCCTGCTGCGCGCGGCGGTCCAATTCATCGGGGTCGGTGCCGGCCACGGGGCGGGGGGATTCCGCCAGGCCGCGCACGCGTTCGGCGGCGACATCGGCGAGGGCGCCCAGGGATTGGGCCGCGGCGGTGAGCTCCTCCCAAGTGGCGGTGGCGCGGGCCAGGCGCTGCCCGGAGGTGGACTCGACGCCGGTCAGCTCCGCCAGCTCGGCACGGGCCAGGCGCTCGGACTCTTCCAATTCGGCGCGACGATGCGCCAGACGAGCCTGATCCTCCTGGCCGGCTTCGAGCAGGGACTGCACCTGCACCACGTCGTCGGCCAGCAGCCGGGCGGTGGCGTCGCGCACCTCTGCCTGGATGACATGGGCGCGGCGGGCGACGGCGGCCTGCCGGGCCAGTGGCCCGAGCTGGCGGTGCAGCTCCGCGGTCAGATCGGTTAGCCGGGTCAGGTCAGCGGCCATGGAGTCGAGCTTGCGCAGCGCCCGTTCCTTACGACGCCGGTGCTTGAGGACTCCGGCGGCCTCCTCAATGAAGCCGCGACGTTCCTCCGGGGTGGCACTCAAGACGGCGTCGAGTTGGCCCTGACCGACCACCACGTGCATCTGCCGCCCCATGCCTGTGTCGGACAGCAGCTCCTGCACATCCAGCAGCCGGCAGGTGGTGCCGTTGATCTGGTATTCACTGCCGCCACCGCGAAACAGGGTGCGCGTTATGGTGACCTCGCTGTAGTCGATGGGCAGGGCGCCGTCGGTATTATCGATCGTCAGGGAGACCTCGGCGCGTCCCAGAGCGGGGCGAGAACCGGCACCAGCGAAGATGACGTCGGCCATGGAGCCGCCGCGCAGGTTCTTGACCCCCTGCTCCCCCATCACCCAGGTCAGGGCGTCCACCACATTGGACTTGCCCGAGCCGTTCGGACCGACCACAGCGGTGATCCCCGGCTCCAGGCGGAGGGTGGTCGACGAGGCGAAGGACTTGAACCCCTTCATCGTCAACGTCTTAAGGTGCACACGCCAACAATAGCCGGAAGCAGAACAATCCGGCCCACACCAGCCGCCCCGACCAACCCCGTCACCGCCCCAGTCCGGCCACCAGATGGTCATCACCACACACCGTCTCAACGTCGTCATAGACTCCTACCCGGCAGGAACTCCCTTCCAACGGGTCATCGCGGTACTTCACAAACCTCATCATCCAAAGGAGATAGAGCACCTGCCACCCATCGCAGAACCCCCAGGAACGGTGGATCAGGACCTCACCAAGCGGACCTGACACAACCGGTTCCGATTGGAGTATCCGTGCTCGAAATCACCAACCTGTCCAAACGTTTCGGAAAACTACAGGCTCTCGACAATCTGTCCCTCAGCCTGGGCGACGGCGAGATCGTGGGCTTCGTGGGCGCCAACGGCGCCGGCAAGTCCACCGCGATGCGCATCGTCATGGGGGTGCTGACCACCGACGCCGGCTCGGTGACCTGGGACGGCACGCCGGTCGACGCCGCCTTGCGCCGCCGTATCGGCTATATGCCGGAGGAGCGAGGCCTGTACCCCAAGATGAAGGTCGGTGAGCAGCTGACCTACCTGGCCCGCCTGCACGGGGTGACGGCCCCCGCGGCCCGCCGGGCCAGCGAGCAGTGGACCGAGCGACTGGAGATCTCCGCACGGCGCGAGGACGAGGTGCAGAAGCTCTCCCTGGGCAACCAGCAGCGCGTCCAACTGGCTGCGGCCCTGGTGTCCGATCCCGATCTGCTGATCCTTGACGAGCCCTTCTCCGGCCTGGATCCGGTGGCGGTGGACGTCATGAGCCAGGTGCTGCGGGAGCGGGCCGCCGCCGGCGTGCCCACATTGTTCTCCTCACACCAGCTCGACGTCGTGCAGCGCCTGTGCGACCGCGTGGTCATTATCCGCGAGGGGCAACTGGTGGCCGACGGCACTGTCGCCGAGTTGCAGGCCGGTGCTGAACCCCGCTGGCACGCCGTCGTCGAGGTCGCAGGCGCACCCGCGGCCGCCGTCGAAGCCGCCACCGCCATGCTCGCAGGCACCCCCGCAGTGGAGGCGAGTGCCGAGCCCATCGCCGAGGGCGCACGTGTCAGCATCGTCGCCGGCGGACCCGACGAGCAGCGCCTGCTGGAGGCCGCTCAGCGCCTGGGGCGACTGCGCGAACTCGGCCCCGTAACCCGCCCGCTGACTGACATCTTCCGCGACGTGCTAGCCGCACCCACGACCGGACAGGAGGCCTGAACCGTGTCCACCACCCCCCAAGCCATTTCCCGCTCCCAGGAGATCCGCCTCGTTGCCGGCCGCGAGTTACGCATACAGTTGTTCAAGCGCTCGGCGGTGATCTCCACACTCGTCATGCTGATCCTGGCTGTCGGCGGGATTCTCGCGGTCGCCCACCTCACGGGCGGCGAGGACGAGCCCTACCGGCTGGGCGTGTCCGCCCCCGACACCGGCGCTGCCACCGCGCTCGAGCCCGCCCTGGAGCAGATCACCGGCACCAATGGCCTGCCCATCAAGGTTACTACCGACATCTCCGACGCCGAGGCCGCCCTGGGAATCAGCGGCGACAGCGACGAAGACACGACACTCGACATGGTCCTCGACCTGACCGGCCCCTCCCCGGCCCTGAAAGTCACCGAGCAGGGCAATGTTGATCAGGCGGTCGTGGCCGCGGTTACCAATGTTCTGCAACAGGCCGCCCTGTCGGGCGAGATCACTGCCCTGGGCGGCGAGCCCGCCCAGGTGGCCGAGTCCCTGGCGGGGGCCGTGCCCCAGGTAGAGGCACTTGACCCGCCCGACCAGGACTCCGCCGATTTCGGAGCCCGCTACACCGTGCTCCTGATCATCGACATCCTGCTGTTCATCATCGTAATGGGCGGTGGCCAGATAATCGCCATGGGGGTGGTGGAGGAGAAATCCAGCCGCATCGTGGAGATCCTACTGGCCTGCGTGCGCCCCACATCCCTGCTGGCTGGCAAGGTAATCGGCACCGGCACCGCCGTGCTGGTCTCCTACGGGCTAATAGGAGTCGTCGCCGGCGTGACGGCCAAGCTCAGCGGTGTGCTGCCCGATGGCGCCGTCGACGTTGACACCGCCTTGGTCGCCATGATCGTGTGGATGATCGTCGGCTACGCGATTTTCGCAGTCGGCTATGCAGCGGCCGGCGCTCTGGTCAGCCGCCAGGAGGATGTGGCCACCGCGGTCATGCCGCTGACCATGACGTTAATGATCCCATACATATTGTCATTCGTAATGGCCTTGCAGGATCCATCCGCGCTGGTGTACCGGGTGCTGGCCTACGTGCCGCCCTTCGCGCCCTTCCTGATGCCCGCTCGGCTGGTGCTGGGCGTATCCTCCTGGGGCGAGCAGCTGGCCGCGTTAGCCTTGGCGCTGGTATTCATCCCGGTATTCGTGTGGCTGGCGGCAACGGTGTACACCCGGGCCATCACCCGCACCGGCGCGCGGGTCCCCCTCAAGGAGGTCCTGTTCCGTCGCTCCGCCTGACCACGAACGTGCGTCGCGCTCGTCTCACCTTCACCCTCCTCCACCGAGGTCGGTCGATAAAACCAACGAGGTCGGTCGATATAACCAACGAGGTCGGTCGAAGTTGCGTTCCTGAATTGGGAGTTATCGGCGCGAACGTGGTGCTTAAGATCGGGGTTTTGGTTGCTGTGGTGCGGGAAAGTCGGAGTGATTATGGTCTGGGAGGTTAATCCGGGGCGGTGCTTGACATTCGCGGGTAGATGTGCGTGCCGTGAGAACACGGTCCCCACGAGCAAGACTCTGCCCGATCTGCCAGACCCCGATGAAGAAGTCCGGCCGCACCGCCGCAGGCACCAGGCGGTGGAAGTGCACCGCCTGCCGGTCCCTGGCCACCGCGCCGCGCCCACCCTCGCCGGGTAGGGCCGAACAGGCGGTGCTGGGCGAATTCATCGACTGGGCGACCGGCAGCCGCTCCCAGGCCGACATCTCCGGTGGTAGCGGCAGGGCGTTTCGCCGCCGGACGGCCTGGTGCTGGGACATCCCAGTACCCAAGCCGCCGGTCACCGGCGAGGTGTACTCCCAGATCTTCATCGACGGGATGTGGCTGGCCCACAAATGGGTGCTCCTGGTGGCCCGCAGTCCCACGCACGTGATCGCCTGGCAGTGGGCCGCGTCCGAGAGCGCGGCGGCCTACCAGGCGCTGCTAGCCGACCTGGCCCCGCCCGACCTGGCAACCACCGACGGGGCCGGCGGCGCCTTGAAGGCCATCGCCGCCACCTGGCCGGGCACTCCCATCCAGCGGTGTCTGATCCACGTGCACCGCGACACCGTCCGTGACCTGACCCACCATCCCAAGACCACCCCCGGCAAGGCCCTACTACGCCACTCCCGCAAACTGCTGAGCATCTCCACCACCGAGCAGGCCACCAGGTGGCTGGTGACCCTGAACGACTACGGCATCCAGTACAAGGACTGGCTGAATCAGCGCACCACCGCCCAGCAGGACCCCCAAACCGCCGCCCGCACCGGCCGCAAGTGGTGGTACACCCACCCCCGGGCGCGCCGCGCCTGGCGGCGCCTGGAACGCCTGGCCAAGCAGGGCCAGCTGTTCGCCTACCTGACCGACCCGGACGGCAAGCCCCGCCCCACCCCCGCCGAGCGCACCACCAACCCCATAGAGTCCATCAACTCCCAGGTCCGCGACCGGCTGCGCCACCACCGCGGCGCCACCACTGATCACCAGGCTGCCATCGCCGAATGGACACTGCACACCTACACCCAGGCACCGGCCACGCCCGCGGTGATCCTGGCCGACTGGCACACCCAAGGCCGCCCCCAGCGCGCCCGCACACCCAAACCCAAAACAAACAAGCCCACCACCAGCCACCCCGCCGGATGGGGCACCACACCCACCCCCGAAGAAGGCCTCTGGGCCCGCAAAGGCTGGGCCGGACGAACCAGCTAGAACACCACGACACGCCGGTCTAAAGCACCACGTTTACGCCTATAACCCTGAATTGGGTGAAGTGTTGGGGCCCGCACCACTACGGTGCGGGCCCCATCTGCTTTACGCCGCCTCCACAGCCCGGTTCAGTTAGCCAGGTCAGGGAACCAGATGGCGATCTCGCGCTCGGCGGTGGCCGGCGAGTCCGACCCGTGCACCAGGTTCTGAATAGCACTGGTACCCCAGTCACGGCCGAAGTCGCCGCGGATAGTGCCAGGTGCCGCCAGTGTCGGATCGGTCGCCCCCATCACGGACCGCACCCCCTCTACCACGCGCTGCCCCTCAACGACGACGGCGACGACGGGGCCGCGAGTCATGTACTCCACCACCCCGGGGTAGAAGGGCTTATCGACATGCTCGGCGTAGTGGGCCGCGAGGACCTCCGCGGTGGGCACCACCAGTTTCAGGGCGATGAGGTCGTATCCCTTGGCCTCGATACGTCGCAGAATCTCACCGGTCAGGTGCCGCTCCACGGCGTCGGGCTTGAGCAGGACCAGGATACGTTCGGGGGCGTCTGACATGACGTTCCTTCCGTTGGGGAGGGATGATGACCGCCGGCGTTAGCAGCGGCCGCTCGACCGAGTGTAGATGACAGCCCAACCAGCGCCGCTGCCATATCTACCGACCTCGGCGCGCAGCTTCGATCTACCTCGGGGTCAGGGCTTGCCGAAAAGGGCCCGCGCCTGGGCGGCGAGCACCACGGAGCCGACGATTAGCACACCGGAGGCGGTCAGCGGAGCATCGAAGCCCTCGGACATAGTCACCGCCTGTTCCGCCCCGGCCAGCAGGGTGGACGCCACCGCGACCCGATCGGCGCCGAACACCTCACGCGCCACAGCGGCCAGATCCTCGGCGTCCATCGCCCGCGGAGAGTCGACGGACACACAGACAACGGCATCGCATGCGGGTTCCAGCACAGAGAGAATCCCCTCGGCGTCCTTGTCCTTCATGAGGCCCACGACGGCGACCAGATGCTGGAAACCGAAAATCTCCTCAATTGCGGGAACCAGCGCGGCCATGCCGTGGGGGTTGTGGGCGGCGTCCACAATCACGGTTGGGCTCGAGCGCAACACCTCGAGGCGGCCGGGGGCGGTGACGGAGGTGAATCCGTCCTCGACGATTTTCGCTGGCAAGGATCTGCCGCCGAATACGGCCTCCGCGGCGGCGAGGGCGATCAGTGCGTTGTGGGCCTGGAAGGCGCCATGGACGGGAATGAAAACATCCTCGTAAACGGCCGCAGCAGTAGCGAAAGTGACCATCTGACCACCCACGGCGGGCACGCGGTCCAACACGCGCAGCACACCCGCGTTAGGAGCCAGCGGGTCCTCATCGGGATCTAGCTCCCGCCGCCACAAGGCATCATGCTCCACGGCGGCCGCGGCGATGACCTCCTGCACCGGCTCCGGCTGCGCGGCGGTAATCAACGTGGCGCCGTCCTTAATGATGCCAGCTTTGTTTGCGGCAACATCCTGAAGGGTGTTGCCAAGCCAGGCGGCGTGGTCAAGCCCGATCGGGGTGATAACCTCGACGTCACCGGGTACCACGTTCGTAGAGTCCCAGGTACCGCCCATGCCGACCTCGATCACCGCCACGTCCACGGGATGGTCGGCGAAAGCCGCCAGGGCCATGACGGTGAGCACCTCGAAGAAGCTCAGCCGCGGCCCGCCCTCGGCCTGGGAGCGGGCGTCGACCATCTCGATGTAGGGAGCGACATCCTCCCAGGCGGCGATAAAACCGTCCTCACTGATGGGCTCGCCGTCCAGGGCGATGCGCTCGCGGATGGTGGCCAGGTGGGGACTGGTGAAACGTCCGGTGCGCATGCCGGTGGCGGCGAGCAGGCCTTCGGTCATCCGCGCGGTGGAAGTCTTGCCGTTGGTGCCGGCCACGTGCACGATCCGGTAGTTGCGTTCAGGGTTGCCCAGGATGTCGAGCACAGCCGCAACGCGCTCCAGCGAAGGCTGCACGCGGTGCTCGGGCGCCCGGGAAAGGATCTCCGCCTCAACCTGCCGCATCCGCACGGACACCTCGACGGCGTGTGCGGCGGCGGTCAGGTCGGCGCGGTGACGCTCGGCGACGGCGGCGTCAGCAGCGTCGGTCGGGTCGTAGCCGGGGCTGTCGTCGCTGTCGGGAAGAAGCGGTTCCCAGTCCTCCCAGTCGTCGCTGTCGTCGGCGTCGACCTCGGTCAGGAGGGCGTCCAAGCGCTCGAGATCACCGCCTGGCACCATGTTGGCAGCGACGAGTTCACGCAAGGCCTCCAGGTCCTCGGCCTCCGCCTGTTCGCGACTGCGGTCTGCTGCGGCGCGTTCCTCAGCCGCCTGAGCCAGAGTCTTGCCCTCTAAGGAATCGGCGGCCTCCAGGTAGGGCAGCAGCTCGGGGTCGACGCCGGAGCGTGTACCGCCCGGGCCATAGACGGCGTCGACGACGTCCTCACCACTGGCGCCGACGGGGATGCCGAAGGCGGCCCCGGGGTGGGAATGCGGCCCCTGGCCGGAGGGGGCGCCCTGCTCGTGCTGCTCGCTGCTCATGTGCTTTCGTTCCCGCTTCCTGCTTGAAGACGAACCCGGGCAAGCCTAGATGATCGGCTACGGGGAGGTCGGGCCGGATGTCGCTTCCCCTTTCAAAACCGTATCGACCGAACTCGACGGTAACAACGACCGACCTCGGGGAGGGGCCGACCTGTGACCGCCTGGCTGTTGGGCATGGACCCCCAGGACCACCAGCAAGGTGCTGGGCCGGTGGGTGTCCAGATCCCCTGTCCTAGCCGCCGCGCCCAGGCCGTTGGCCGGCACCCGAGGGCCAAAGTGCGCCTCAGCCCTACCGCCACATCCCCAAAACACAAAGAGCCTATGATCAGTGCCGTTCCCGACGATCCCCGCCGGGCGCCTCACTGTGCACCGCTCCGAACGGGCGCCGTCTCCATCGGGAGGACACCCGGTTGAGAACCACGCCCGCGACCACGCCGTTGCCCTGCTCAATGGCCAGCATCGCCTCCTGCAAATCATCAACCGTAGTACGCCCCGCACGAGCGACCAATAACACGCCGCCAGCGCGTTCAGCCATTACCGCCGCATCAGCGTAAGGCAATACCGGAGGAGAGTCGATAACCACTATATGGTCCGCCTCCAGCTCAGCGATCAGGGCAGCCATTGTCGAAGACGCGAGCAACTCAGACGGATTTGACAGCATCCGTCCGGCGGGAATGAACTTCAGGCCCGGAATCGACGTTACCGTCATAACCTCTTCAGCCGATGCGTCCCCAGCCAGCAACTGCGAGAGCCCCGATGCATCCGCATCCACCCCGAATGTTTCGGCAAGCGCCGGTGCACGCAGGTCACCCTCTACCAGCACTACCCGCTCACCCGCCAGGGCGAATACCCTAGCCAAGCGCGCCGCCACCGTAGTGCGACCGTCCGCCGCCGCCGGCGACGTGACAATGAGGCTGCCACCACTGCCGCCCCCGTGCAGCACATTGGTCCGCAGACGGCGCATCGCCTCCTCGACGGCGGGGGCCGCCGTCCGTCCGGGGCCCACCCGGCTGATGGACTTCGAGTAGGGAACAACTCCCAGCGCTTTCAAATCGCCAGCGGCACGAACATCATCGACCCCGCGCAGGGTATTGTCCGTGACCTCTCGGAGAATGATCCAAATATAACCCAGAACCAGGCCGCCGAGGGCGCCGAGAACGACGAACCTCATGCTCGAAGGGGAACGGGTAGTTTCTGACAACTCTGATGATGACATCAGCACGATTTCCGCGGGGTACCGGTCCCCCTCCAACTCGCGCACCTCCTGGGCCGATTGAATGATTGCCTCATCGGCCACACGCCGCGCCAACTCTGGTGAGGACGCCGTCGCCGTGACCACCACCGTTGCCGTATTCTCCGCATGTGACGCCGTCAACGATCTCGCGATCTGCGACGCAGTCTCATCCAGCCCGAGGGAGTCGACGACACGCTGCCCTACCGTCTCCGAGGTGAGCACCGGGATGACCGCATCGATCTTGCGAGACGCCAACTGGGTTGCCACGTAATACGAGTCGGTGGTGTCCGCGACGTTGTCCGGCACGTACACCCGCATGTAACCGACGGCTTTGGCCGTATAGGTCACCGGAAGCGCAGCCACCGCGCCGAGCGCCGCCAACATACTCAACACAATCACCAGCGCCAGGCTGCCGATGCGCTGTCGGCTCAGGGCCAACAGTC
This genomic stretch from Actinomyces qiguomingii harbors:
- the ftsY gene encoding signal recognition particle-docking protein FtsY; amino-acid sequence: MDPLLIVLIVVVVLAVLGGIWFYAGRNRGTEVGPEISPHKPTSADDVLLTPPQEQTSQSHTPPGLSPTEEEAPQPAATATLERPESIPGRMQRLRSRLAGAGGFGRAVLAVLSRGDLSEADWEEIEDTLLTSDLGLEVTTALMDELRTQAKVLDTSDPQAIRGVLRQELLRLVDPDLDRSLNLNRPEPAEGWDASAGRPAAAVLMVGVNGTGKTTTCGKLARVLVAEDKSVVMGAADTFRAAAADQLTTWGQRVGVEVVRSEREGADPASVAYDAVRVAAEGDADVVVVDTAGRLQNKAGLMDELGKIKRVMEKAAEVGEVLLVLDATTGQNGMRQAQVFSEAVGITGIVLTKLDGTAKGGIVVTVQKELGVPVKLVGLGEGADDLSPFDPEGFVDALLG
- the smc gene encoding chromosome segregation protein SMC, whose protein sequence is MKGFKSFASSTTLRLEPGITAVVGPNGSGKSNVVDALTWVMGEQGVKNLRGGSMADVIFAGAGSRPALGRAEVSLTIDNTDGALPIDYSEVTITRTLFRGGGSEYQINGTTCRLLDVQELLSDTGMGRQMHVVVGQGQLDAVLSATPEERRGFIEEAAGVLKHRRRKERALRKLDSMAADLTRLTDLTAELHRQLGPLARQAAVARRAHVIQAEVRDATARLLADDVVQVQSLLEAGQEDQARLAHRRAELEESERLARAELAELTGVESTSGQRLARATATWEELTAAAQSLGALADVAAERVRGLAESPRPVAGTDPDELDRRAQQAAAQEAELAAAVEAARRALTDATGQRVEAEAAATSAEQALATLQHRRAEHREVLARAGGRLASARSRHEAARAAVEQARAGVQAAEERASAAERALRQAKSSSFGADLPEPTDTSDPAEAAVGEQARAAAAHEAATAALNDARDEVAAATDARREAAAELATWTARRDALALSLHSQDATAELAEVGIPGVVGPLAGSVTVAAGWEDALAGLLGELAGAAVIADADAAAAALAHARSREAGGLRLIIQDAGELDDDGPTPADQSTALADRTPRGARPAAALITADSPELTRALNRLLAGTWVSADLETARELRSAVPEAVVATRDGDVLGPVWATGGGGESSSVLALAAAHEEADTRATAAAQMEREAAAGLDTARAREASAGAAVATALERLRAADAEAARVAENLARLNSAAHAATEETGRARRVLERAEAEAAQRATELATAQAALADIESRPPAVGVAEVDGTAAAGQAADMDAAIDNARAMREDTAAAAAAARTAETEARLALRTAEERERSGRGRSDSLRQAARREREQRAAAARAEKARQARLATAAQVRDQARIAAESARTWVEQAQSERTRIEAERSEAAAAGAEVRKQLDALGAELTGLSDAAHRDEVARAEQNMRLANLAERAMNELGLEIDPLVEEFGPHMLVPQLVVDQKDKDGAVPAAAGDGAPAVDDESVDYSGAQPTGRPYVRAEQDKRLARANRELARLGKINPLALEEHAAMEERHRFLSEQLADLKQSRADLLRIVEDVDRRVQEVFAQAYADTAREFAAVFDRLFPGGEGRLVLTDPDDMLTTGIDIEARPAGKKVKRLSLLSGGERSLAAVALLVAIFQARPSPFYVMDEVEAALDDTNLGRLLDIFTELRDSSQLIIITHQKRTMEIADALYGITMRDGVTQAVSQRLSPDPQ
- a CDS encoding ABC transporter ATP-binding protein — encoded protein: MLEITNLSKRFGKLQALDNLSLSLGDGEIVGFVGANGAGKSTAMRIVMGVLTTDAGSVTWDGTPVDAALRRRIGYMPEERGLYPKMKVGEQLTYLARLHGVTAPAARRASEQWTERLEISARREDEVQKLSLGNQQRVQLAAALVSDPDLLILDEPFSGLDPVAVDVMSQVLRERAAAGVPTLFSSHQLDVVQRLCDRVVIIREGQLVADGTVAELQAGAEPRWHAVVEVAGAPAAAVEAATAMLAGTPAVEASAEPIAEGARVSIVAGGPDEQRLLEAAQRLGRLRELGPVTRPLTDIFRDVLAAPTTGQEA
- a CDS encoding ABC transporter permease, with translation MSTTPQAISRSQEIRLVAGRELRIQLFKRSAVISTLVMLILAVGGILAVAHLTGGEDEPYRLGVSAPDTGAATALEPALEQITGTNGLPIKVTTDISDAEAALGISGDSDEDTTLDMVLDLTGPSPALKVTEQGNVDQAVVAAVTNVLQQAALSGEITALGGEPAQVAESLAGAVPQVEALDPPDQDSADFGARYTVLLIIDILLFIIVMGGGQIIAMGVVEEKSSRIVEILLACVRPTSLLAGKVIGTGTAVLVSYGLIGVVAGVTAKLSGVLPDGAVDVDTALVAMIVWMIVGYAIFAVGYAAAGALVSRQEDVATAVMPLTMTLMIPYILSFVMALQDPSALVYRVLAYVPPFAPFLMPARLVLGVSSWGEQLAALALALVFIPVFVWLAATVYTRAITRTGARVPLKEVLFRRSA